Proteins encoded together in one Ictidomys tridecemlineatus isolate mIctTri1 chromosome 3, mIctTri1.hap1, whole genome shotgun sequence window:
- the Ormdl3 gene encoding ORM1-like protein 3, with the protein MNVGTAHSEVNPNTRVMNSRGIWLSYVLAIGLLHVVLLSIPFVSVPVVWTLTNLIHNMGMYIFLHTVKGTPFETPDQGKARLLTHWEQMDYGVQFTASRKFLTITPIVLYFLTSFYTKYDQIHFILNTVSLMSVLIPKLPQLHGVRIFGINKY; encoded by the exons ATGAATGTGGGCACAGCACACAGCGAAGTGAACCCCAATACGCGGGTGATGAACAGCCGTGGCATCTGGCTCTCCTACGTGCTCGCCATTGGGCTTCTTCATGTCGTGCTGCTGAGCATCCCCTTCGTGAGTGTCCCTGTCGTCTGGACCCTCACCAACCTCATCCACAACATG GGCATGTACATCTTCCTGCACACAGTGAAAGGGACACCCTTCGAGACCCCAGACCAGGGCAAAGCGAGGTTGCTGACCCACTGGGAGCAGATGGACTACGGGGTCCAGTTCACGGCTTCTCGGAAGTTCTTGACCATCACGCCCATTGTGCT GTACTTCCTAACCAGCTTCTACACCAAGTACGACCAGATCCATTTCATCCTCAACACTGTGTCTCTGATGAGCGTTCTCATCCCTAAGCTGCCCCAGCTCCATGGAGTCCGCATTTTTGGCATCAATAAGTACTGA